The following coding sequences lie in one Primulina huaijiensis isolate GDHJ02 chromosome 2, ASM1229523v2, whole genome shotgun sequence genomic window:
- the LOC140967772 gene encoding BRI1 kinase inhibitor 1-like, translating to MEIQQEVARNEEEGKQNEGQRIATLNPTSPPSNSSSPAHEFTFTISLHPQSENAEKNKSHPSFAIDLTPADEIFFHGHLLPLHLLSNLPASPRFSTDSVDSFTLPIKDFQDEKNTNSRTIDQGLVNIDHTHPTFDQESCSSSNRSNSNGTVQQEKETGKSRSFSWIPKWRKGCETRDTKGTGHQEKEQKRKPKIDISDAVKKYMRLIKPLLSFRNRRMNPQLRRHAYSFSENLRVRNKKEIRGKRGEFSAPASMRTSPRNSGLLVASGMLTPTKRDSTMEEVQAAIQSAIAHCKKSIATEDKIKTP from the coding sequence ATGGAAATACAGCAAGAGGTGGCTAGAAACGAGGAAGAAGGTAAACAAAATGAAGGCCAAAGAATTGCGACACTGAATCCAACATCGCCGCCTTCAAATTCATCTTCTCCTGCACACGAATTTACCTTCACAATCTCTCTGCATCCGCAATCGGAAAACGCTGAGAAAAACAAATCCCACCCTTCATTTGCTATTGACTTGACTCCAGCAGATGAGATTTTCTTCCATGGACACTTGCTCCCGCTGCACCTCTTGTCCAATCTTCCCGCCTCACCCCGCTTCTCCACAGATTCGGTTGACAGTTTCACTCTTCCGATAAAGGATTTTCAAGATGAAAAAAACACAAACTCCAGAACCATCGATCAAGGACTCGTTAACATTGATCATACTCATCCCACTTTTGATCAAGAAAGttgcagcagcagcaacagatCAAACAGCAACGGCACTGTTCAGCAAGAAAAGGAGACAGGGAAATCAAGATCCTTCTCCTGGATTCCAAAATGGAGAAAAGGGTGTGAAACAAGAGACACAAAGGGTACTGGTCATCAAGAAAAAGAACAGAAAAGGAAGCCTAAAATCGATATAAGCGACGCTGTGAAAAAGTATATGAGATTGATCAAGCCTCTTCTTTCCTTCAGAAACAGGAGAATGAACCCCCAACTCCGTCGGCATGCCTATTCGTTTTCGGAGAATTTACGGGTACGAAACAAGAAGGAAATAAGAGGGAAGAGAGGAGAATTTTCCGCGCCAGCTTCCATGAGGACGTCTCCTAGAAATAGTGGCCTTCTGGTGGCAAGTGGAATGCTCACTCCTACCAAAAGAGATAGCACAATGGAGGAGGTGCAGGCTGCAATCCAATCTGCCATTGCTCATTGCAAGAAATCCATCGCAACAGAAGACAAAATCAAGACTCCATAA